The following coding sequences lie in one Cannabis sativa cultivar Pink pepper isolate KNU-18-1 chromosome 5, ASM2916894v1, whole genome shotgun sequence genomic window:
- the LOC115716791 gene encoding receptor-like protein 51, which translates to MDQQKPPLLLILLLLLSIKTFSATPPRGVPVVVSPTPAPVSSPTTKNASSSPPLPPSSTPSTPSSALDPKQLRALQSLNIPTSKDPCTHPTSLLQKNNITQCDSSKPFSHLISLRLLNCSDDVALSFTALKSLSTLQSLQFVNCPIAPISFPAELTESLRSFTCIRSLRRLTGVWLSRLQNLTDLTVSNTQVNASGPFVILGNMKKIKSVTVSNANLTGFFPRHMNPNLTHIDFSGNKLRGRIPSTISRLENLLILNLSSNTLNGEIPDAIGDLISLKNLSLASNSLSGAVPDSFSAIPSLVHIDLSSNQLNGTIPRYFTAMKTLKHLNLANNNFRGVMPFNASFISRLDVFKVGGNDNLCYNKSILSSKMKLGISPCDKHGFPLSPPPAKDSSEDDSSDYDDDSSSDDTTRKDHHRGPNKYVLGVAIGLSSIVFLIIFLVLISKCCR; encoded by the coding sequence ATGGACCAGCAAAAACCGCCATTGTTACTCATTCTCCTACTTCTTCTCTCCATCAAAACCTTCTCAGCTACTCCACCTCGAGGAGTTCCCGTCGTCGTTTCTCCAACTCCGGCGCCTGTTTCTTCTCCGACAACCAAGAACGCCTCCTCCTCTCCTCCTCTTCCTCCATCTTCAACCCCTTCTACTCCTTCTTCAGCTCTCGACCCAAAACAGCTCAGAGCTCTCCAATCTCTCAACATTCCCACATCTAAAGATCCCTGCACACATCCCACTTCACTGCTCCAAAAGAACAACATCACTCAATGCGACTCATCCAAGCCATTCAGCCACCTTATCTCACTTCGACTCCTCAACTGCTCAGACGACGTCGCTTTGTCCTTCACTGCTCTCAAATCCCTTTCCACTCTTCAGTCTCTACAGTTCGTTAACTGCCCCATTGCCCCGATTAGCTTCCCGGCCGAGCTGACCGAGTCTCTCCGTTCCTTCACGTGTATAAGAAGTCTCCGGAGATTAACAGGCGTATGGTTATCTCGACTTCAAAACCTTACCGATCTAACGGTTTCGAATACTCAGGTTAACGCAAGTGGCCCTTTTGTGATTCTTGGAAACATGAAGAAGATTAAGTCTGTGACTGTCTCAAATGCGAATTTGACTGGTTTTTTTCCGAGGCACATGAATCCGAATCTTACTCACATCGATTTTTCAGGTAATAAGCTTAGGGGAAGAATACCTAGTACGATTAGTCGCTTGGAAAATCTTCTGATCTTGAATCTTTCTTCTAATACATTGAATGGAGAAATACCCGATGCGATTGGTGACCTAATTTCGCTTAAAAATCTCTCCTTGGCTTCGAACTCGTTGTCTGGGGCAGTTCCTGATTCGTTTTCGGCAATACCTAGTTTGGTTCACATTGATCTGAGCTCAAATCAGCTCAACGGAACCATTCCCAGATACTTCACAGCAATGAAGACATTAAAGCACTTGAATCTAGCTAACAACAACTTCCGTGGGGTAATGCCGTTCAATGCATCGTTTATAAGTAGATTGGATGTTTTCAAAGTCGGTGGGAACGATAATCTCTGTTACAATAAATCGATTCTGTCATCGAAAATGAAGTTGGGAATTTCTCCCTGTGATAAACACGGGTTCCCTTTGTCTCCACCTCCGGCAAAAGATTCATCAGAAGATGATAGCAGTGATTATGACGACGACAGTAGTTCTGATGATACAACTCGAAAAGACCATCATCGTGGCCCAAACAAGTATGTTCTTGGTGTGGCAATTGGCCTCTCTTCAATTGTTTTCCTCATTATTTTCTTAGTTCTTATCTCAAAATGCTGTCGCTAA